A segment of the Methanocalculus alkaliphilus genome:
TTTGAAAATTTCGCACTACCGCATCCTGAATGAGGGGTGTTGCCAAAAATACATCCCGGCCTTCGTGGGTGTACGAAACTATTTTCTCAGCAGATTCAAGGATGTGAAGCAGATATAATCGATCATCTTTCATAATGGAACCGCTTCCTGAAGAATCTGATCGCGGATAAACCAGTGAAGTCCCTTTTCGCTCACAACATCCACCTTGCGTCCAAGGAGATCTTCAAGATCATGGATGAGTGCAATATGATCGAGGAGGCTTGTTCCTGGTTTAAATTCAACAAGGATATCGAGGTCACTATCCGGGTTCTCTTCTCCACGGATTACCGATCCGAAGAGCCGAATATTAACCGCTCCACGTGCTGCGGCTAACTGCCTGATCTTCTCTTTCTGCCTCATTACTTCATTATAGAAGCTCATTGCATCGACTCGATCCTAATATTGTCAGGTGGAATGATAATCTTTATTGTCATGAAATCATGAGAGTTTCAATCTGAATCTCCCTCTTCACTCTTCTCAATACCCCCTCCTCCCCGGGATCACCCCTCTCACCCCGCCCTTCGGATCATCCATATCCCCGGCATACCGGGGGATCACATGCAGATGCAGGTGCATCACGCTCTGGCCGGCCGCCGCCCCGACGTTCACCCCGATATTATACCCGTCGGGGGCATACTGCCCATCCAAGAGCCGACGGGCATCATGGACGAGAGAGAGGAGGGCGGCCTGCTCGGTTGCGGTTGCCTCGAAGAACGAGGCCACGTGACGGAAGGGGATTGCGAGGAGGTGGCCGGGGCTGACCGGGTAGAGGTCGAACCGGGCGTAGGCGAGGTCGTTTGCGAGGAGGATGTCGGAGGGGGCGGGGGTGCAGAAGGGGCAGATCCTTCTATCATCGGTTAGATCGACCATGGTTCGTATCTTCCTGTTTTAGGCGGAGAAATGCCCTTCCTTTAGCCGTCAGACTGTATTTCTGTGTAGGGCTTTTGGGTGAATCCGGTTGTGTCATCTCTGCAAATCCAAAACTCATTGCAGGCTTTACGTAATCATACATAAATGTCGGACGATGATTCAGTCCGAGTTTTTCCATCGCCTCCTTCACACTGAGCGGCTCTTCTTCCAGGGACAGAAGTAGTTTTTTTACTTGTTCGGTTACTTGTTCGGTTACTTGTTCGGTTACTTGTTCGATTGTAGTAATGTCAAGATTTTCAGAGAGAAATACAGTGACCCTTACCCGCATCCCTATCTCTATGATCTGAGGTTCAGGTAACCTAAGATCCTCTGCTTCCCGTAAGATCCGGCGAAACCCGCTGCCCCACTGCTCAATTAAGTCAAGCTCCCTGAAGACCCTGGCAATGACACGGTTTCGTATCTTTGAGACGCCCTGTTTTACGTCTTCGATTGTCATTCCCGGGAGGAGAATGCCGGGATTTTCGATTTCAATTCTGTCATGAAAAAAAGAAACCCTGATCGGCGCCCCTTTCTGGGAGTAGTCGGCATGCACGATAGCGTTAATGACAGCCTCACGGAGGATGGTGAGAGGGATACTCCATACATCGCGACGCCTGATCTCCGAGAAATCTGCACCCCTGAATGCATGTTTTTTAAGAAAGAGCATCACACTCTCGACCGCATCCGGGAGGTGTTCATGTATCTCGATATGGTCGAATATGTATGCCTTGTCAACCCCGATGAATCTCCCGCACTGAATCCAGGCATCGGGGAAGTAATACTCTCTTTTCTTCCCAAACAAGAGCATGCCGCCGATTGTCGGGACAAGCTTCCCCTGCACCGGAACCAGAAGCTTCAGCGTGAGGATTTCTTCTTCGCTTACATCCTTACGAACCCTGAATTGTCTTCTGGCAGCTTCAATATCAAGATCATCTGAAGAGAGATCGGGCATTGGCATCTCATCAAAGGAGATACCGGAGACACTTCGCTGAAGTTCAGTGATCAGTTCCTGATCCGCTTTACGGTTGGTTGAGCCGAGCCTGACATACACACCATCAAAAGGACCTTCCCTCTTCACGAAATGTGGCCGCTGACCGCTTGGATAGACGCAGATCGTAAGGAGGGTCTTATCCCCGATAGAGACGAGCTCGACATCTGGAACAAGCCTTGGTGCAATGGAGTCGGCGATCAGACTGCAAAGCCTCTCTTCCTCATCCAGAGGATCAGGTACGCCGATCACCTCGTGGGAGTTATCTTCAACACCAATGAGGATGTGGCCACCGGCAGTATTTGCAAAGGCGACTATCGTCTTGAGGATGTTCTTTGGGGAGGAGAGATCCCGCTTGAATTCAAGGGTTTTGCCTTCTGGTTGTGTAATAAGTTCTGATATTGGGATATACATCAGGCTTCCTCAAGGCATTTATCATAACTGTTGATTATCTCTACAATGTCACGTTATCCAAGCATAATAGCATCTCCTCTCTTAGAGCTATTCTTTGGTGATATTGGCCTGATCAAAATGCACAAAAGTGGCGGTCTAAAAATGCTCACCTGCTAATCTCTCTGTATCTACAGATGGGATAGCAATAGTGCTCACCGAAAGGTGCTGGTTATTTCCTGAATTGGGAAACTAACCTCTCCTCATATTCTCAATACCCCCTCTTCCCCGGAATAACCCCCCGGACCCCGCCCTTCGGCTCCTCCATATCCCCGACATACCGAGGAATCACATGGACATGCAGGTGCATCACGCTCTGGCCGGCCGCCGCCCCGATGTTCACCCCGATATTGTAGCCGTCGGGGGCATACCGCTCATCCAACAGCCGACGGGCAGCGTGGATGAGGGAGTGCAGGGCGGCCTGCTCGTCTCCGGTTGCGTCAAAGAATGAGACCACGTGCCGGAAGGGGATGAGGAGGAGGTGGCCGGGGCTGACCGGGTAGAGGTCATACCGGGCGTAGGCGAGGTCGTTTGCGAGGACGATGTCGGAGGGGACGGGGTCGCAGAAGGGGCAGGTCATAGCATTGATTTGTTTGTCCATGGAATAAACACCTTTACTGAGCATGTTATGTCAGGGTTGTTGGTACGAATAAACTAAATAGACTTTCTACATGCTCTTTGTTTGGACTATCAGGTGCCGCTTGATAGCTGTTTGTAGTTGTAACAATATCTTAATAGATACAATTATTAATCATAAAAAATGATAAAATGTTGTTGATATTATATGTCATTTCGAGATCTAAACTTAAAAAACTCATATACTTCAGAAAAAGATAATATCTTACATGGCTTTTATATTCCCATTTTAAAAGAAGCTATTTATTATAAACGAATAACAGGTTATTTCTCATCAAGCTCATTTCTAATTGCCGCATCGGGCCTTTCACATTTTATTAAAAATGATGGTAAAATGAAATTTATATTAAATATAGTCTTATCTGAGTTGGATTATGCTCAAATTGAAAAAGGAATTCAGACTCCAGAAAAAATTATTGAGGAACGCTTAATTGAAGATCTTGACCTATTTGAAGATAAATGTAAGAATGACTATACTAAAGTATTAGGATGGCTAATTGCCAAGGGATATTTAGAAGTAAAAATTGGTTACATTAAAGAAAAAAATAAAGCATATGAAATTCTTCATCAGAAGGTAGGAATATTGGAGGATAATGAAGGAAATATAATTACTTTTAGTGGCTCAAACAATGAGAGTGCTTATGGTTGGGCATATAATTCAGAAAAATTTAAAGTATTTTTTAATTGGATTGAGAACCAAGAATCCTATATTGTTGAAGATATCCAAGATTTTGAGGATTTATGGAATAATAAATCAAATCGAACTAATGTCATTTCTTTCCCTGAAGCAATAAAACAAAAAGTAATATCTCTTGTAAATAGAGACCCTCTCGACATTGAAGAGATATTATCCAAAATTAATTATGCTCAAAATCCATCATCACTTCTCGTTTGTGAGAAACCAACAAAAATTCATCTTCGTGGCTATCAAAATGAAGCTATTGGTAAATGGTTTGATAATGGATGTCAAGGTATTTTTGAGATGGCGACAGGTACAGGTAAGACTTTTACTGCAATAGGAGCATTAGAAAAACTTCTTGAGAGAGAGAGTAACCTTATAGCAATTATTAGTGCACCATATCTTCATCTTGTTAATCAATGGGAAAAGGCATTATTAGAGATGTCCCTCAAAGTCCCAATTATTCATGTAAGTAGTATCAACCCGAAATGGAAAGAGGAACTTACAGAAAAAATCTTGAATAATCGACTCGGGAGAGATAACCAATTAATTATCTTAATTACTCACGATTCGCTATCTTCTGATTTATTTATTGAAAAAATGAAGGATGTTGGACCTACAACTTCAATTCTTCTTATAGGTGATGAAGTACATGGTCTTGGTTCTATAACAAGATTAGCGGGGCTATTATCGATCTATAATTATCGACTTGGTTTAAGTGCCACACCTAAACGACATTTTGATGAGTTAGGAACTGAGGGTTTACTAGATTATTTTGGGGGAGTTATTTATACCTTTGATCTACATAGAGCAATAAATGAAATTAATCCAGACACAGGAGAGACTTTTCTAGCTCCTTATGAATATCATCCAATAATAGTTGAATTAACAAAAACAGAAATGGATAAATACTCATCATTAAGTGGAAAAATTGCTATTTTATTAAATAAAAAAAATAAGACGACAAAAGACCAATTGGGTCTTGAAAAAAAACTTAGAGAACGACAAGATATATTGAAAAATTCATCAACTAAATATCCGGCATTTGAAATGATTATTGATGAATTAATTCGGAACAATTTCATTAAACATACACTTATCTATTGTTCTCCCCAGCAGATTAATGCGGTTCAAGAATTACTACGAACAGAAGGCGATATTGTTCAGCACCGTTTTACCAGTAAAGAGAATGCAATTCGAAAACAGAAAAGATATGGAGACTTAACTGAAAGAGAGTACCTTCTTAATAA
Coding sequences within it:
- a CDS encoding HIT family protein, encoding MVDLTDDRRICPFCTPAPSDILLANDLAYARFDLYPVSPGHLLAIPFRHVASFFEATATEQAALLSLVHDARRLLDGQYAPDGYNIGVNVGAAAGQSVMHLHLHVIPRYAGDMDDPKGGVRGVIPGRRGY
- a CDS encoding nucleotidyltransferase family protein; the protein is MRQKEKIRQLAAARGAVNIRLFGSVIRGEENPDSDLDILVEFKPGTSLLDHIALIHDLEDLLGRKVDVVSEKGLHWFIRDQILQEAVPL
- a CDS encoding AlbA family DNA-binding domain-containing protein — its product is MYIPISELITQPEGKTLEFKRDLSSPKNILKTIVAFANTAGGHILIGVEDNSHEVIGVPDPLDEEERLCSLIADSIAPRLVPDVELVSIGDKTLLTICVYPSGQRPHFVKREGPFDGVYVRLGSTNRKADQELITELQRSVSGISFDEMPMPDLSSDDLDIEAARRQFRVRKDVSEEEILTLKLLVPVQGKLVPTIGGMLLFGKKREYYFPDAWIQCGRFIGVDKAYIFDHIEIHEHLPDAVESVMLFLKKHAFRGADFSEIRRRDVWSIPLTILREAVINAIVHADYSQKGAPIRVSFFHDRIEIENPGILLPGMTIEDVKQGVSKIRNRVIARVFRELDLIEQWGSGFRRILREAEDLRLPEPQIIEIGMRVRVTVFLSENLDITTIEQVTEQVTEQVTEQVKKLLLSLEEEPLSVKEAMEKLGLNHRPTFMYDYVKPAMSFGFAEMTQPDSPKSPTQKYSLTAKGRAFLRLKQEDTNHGRSNR
- a CDS encoding HIT family protein, with translation MDKQINAMTCPFCDPVPSDIVLANDLAYARYDLYPVSPGHLLLIPFRHVVSFFDATGDEQAALHSLIHAARRLLDERYAPDGYNIGVNIGAAAGQSVMHLHVHVIPRYVGDMEEPKGGVRGVIPGKRGY
- a CDS encoding DEAD/DEAH box helicase family protein — encoded protein: MSFRDLNLKNSYTSEKDNILHGFYIPILKEAIYYKRITGYFSSSSFLIAASGLSHFIKNDGKMKFILNIVLSELDYAQIEKGIQTPEKIIEERLIEDLDLFEDKCKNDYTKVLGWLIAKGYLEVKIGYIKEKNKAYEILHQKVGILEDNEGNIITFSGSNNESAYGWAYNSEKFKVFFNWIENQESYIVEDIQDFEDLWNNKSNRTNVISFPEAIKQKVISLVNRDPLDIEEILSKINYAQNPSSLLVCEKPTKIHLRGYQNEAIGKWFDNGCQGIFEMATGTGKTFTAIGALEKLLERESNLIAIISAPYLHLVNQWEKALLEMSLKVPIIHVSSINPKWKEELTEKILNNRLGRDNQLIILITHDSLSSDLFIEKMKDVGPTTSILLIGDEVHGLGSITRLAGLLSIYNYRLGLSATPKRHFDELGTEGLLDYFGGVIYTFDLHRAINEINPDTGETFLAPYEYHPIIVELTKTEMDKYSSLSGKIAILLNKKNKTTKDQLGLEKKLRERQDILKNSSTKYPAFEMIIDELIRNNFIKHTLIYCSPQQINAVQELLRTEGDIVQHRFTSKENAIRKQKRYGDLTEREYLLNNFSRGNYHVLVAIRCLDEGVDVPATRNAILMCSSGNPKEYIQRRGRVLRRFPGKSKAIIYDITAIPTTLDGHQHKIDKKNLELQLNRLEEFSQDAINREDVERIIFDIRKRYSAYGG